The following coding sequences are from one Plasmodium coatneyi strain Hackeri chromosome 11, complete sequence window:
- a CDS encoding Pyridoxine kinase has product MNPSANREHIISIQSHVLDGFCGNNIASFVLRRRGHAPKIFNTVQYYSKYKHVGVEMKQEEMQTILDALKGDLVATRSGNNGSGVYFLTGYIKTKECVEAVMSHIWDLKNQHNEKRNTQLNGHLDATLEIEEKMNGDAAKWHNGNSCADDSSLEKLLSVDFLWICDPVMGDNGKLYVDKDVILAYKKCIPFVDIMTPNQFELELLCDWKIKNENDVTTCIRFLLNRGVKLIIVTSVQYLSDKDHLYSYVGYLNSQGELVAFKYKIIRFDFNACGSGDLFAALLLSFVIRHRGNVLLIVSKVLNIVHNVIKNSLTSGELNIIENQDIIASDGFCGNFIKAEPVCAAHPTP; this is encoded by the exons ATGAACCCCAGCGCGAATAGGGAACACATCATCTCCATTCAGTCCCATGTTCTTGATGGGTTCTGCGGAAACAACATCGCTTCCTTCGTGTTGCGGAGGAGGGGGCACGCCccaaaaattttcaacacGGTTCAATACTACTCCAAGTATAAGCACGTGGGGGTTGAAATGAAGCAAGAAGAAATGCAAACCATTTTGGACGCACTGAAGGGGGATCTAGTCGCCACAAGAAGTGGTAACAACGGAAGTGGCGTGTACTTCCTCACCGGCTATATAAAAACGAAGGAGTGCGTGGAAGCGGTGATGAGCCACATCTGGGACCTGAAAAATCAGCACAATGAAAAGAGGAACACGCAGTTGAATGGTCATTTGGATGCAACCCtggaaatagaagaaaaaatgaacggcGATGCTGCTAAATGGCATAACGGTAACTCCTGTGCAGATGATTCCTCCTTGGAAAAACTACTCAGCGTAGACTTCCTCTGGATTTGCGATCCAGTAATGGGAGACAACGGCAAGCTGTACGTCGATAAGGATGTCATCCTTGCCTACAAAAAGTGCATTCCCTTTGTAGATATCATGACCCCGAACCAGTTCGAGTTAGAGTTACTATGTGactggaaaataaaaaatgagaacGACGTAACCACATGTATTCGTTTTCTACTAAACAGAGGAGTCAAATTAATCATCGTAACTTCTGTTCAGTACCTGTCCGATAAGGACCACCTGTATTCATATGTTGGCTACCTAAACAGTCAGGGAGAGCTAGTCGcctttaaatataaaataattaggTTCGATTTTAACGCGTGTGGCTCTGGCGATTTGTTTGCAGCCCTGCTGCTCTCCTTCGTCATTAGGCACCGTGGAAATGTCCTGCTGATTGTTTCGAAGGTTTTGAACATTGTACAT AATGTGATAAAGAACAGCCTAACCTCGGGGGAACTGAACATAATAG AGAACCAAGATATAATCGCCAGCGACGGATTCTGTGGCAACTTCATTAAAGCGGAGCCCGTTTGTGCAGCCCATCCCACACCCTAA
- a CDS encoding Malate:quinone oxidoreductase, which translates to MLRVKNVLCRYRSGRRFSDAPCSAVGQVDRVRCVSTLNPVGSVGPINPVNYVGGLNGAGRVRRMSSSEELAADVYDTVVIGGGVTGTALLFLLSKFTSLKKLAIIERRSDFALVASHGKNNSQTIHCGDIETNYSFEKAKFIKRYADLLRNYLCHLPAEKREDISNVTQKMVLGVGEKECNFLEERYPIFRKLFKSMKLYNKNDIHSVEPRVALKNEKTLREETLAALYMPPELTTCDYQKLSRSFVESARTMNNVDSKKISINLNTEVTNIEEANDSLYIIHTNRGIIKSRFVVVCACGHSLMIAQKMNYGLEYSCLPVAGSFYFSGNILNGKVYTIQNPALPFAAVHGDPDIIEKGKTRFGPTALPLPLLERDNMNTLLDFLKVWNPDFSLFHVYFNLFKDPTMLKYVCRNFLFEIPILNKYLFLKDVRKIIPSLTTRDLSYCVGYGGVRPQLINKVSKKLILGEGKIDSGKNIIFNITPSPGATTCLGNGEFDMNTICERLNATVNKSAVKKFLYQGEYPVDYL; encoded by the coding sequence ATGCTGCGAGTGAAGAACGTACTCTGCAGGTACAGGAGTGGGAGGCGGTTTTCCGATGCTCCCTGCAGTGCAGTTGGCCAAGTTGACAGGGTTAGATGCGTGAGCACACTTAACCCAGTCGGTTCAGTTGGCCCAATTAACCCAGTCAATTACGTTGGTGGGCTTAATGGGGCCGGGCGGGTACGCCGCATGAGCAGCAGTGAAGAGTTAGCGGCAGACGTGTACGACACGGTGGTCATAGGGGGGGGCGTGACTGGAACGGCGCTGCTCTTTCTCCTGTCAAAATTTACCAGTCTGAAGAAGCTAGCCATTATAGAGAGGAGAAGCGACTTTGCTTTAGTTGCTTCACACGGAAAGAACAACAGTCAGACCATCCACTGCGGGGATATAGAAACAAATTACTCCTTCGAAAAGGCAAAGTTTATAAAGCGCTATGCGGATCTGCTACGTAATTATTTGTGTCATCTTCCAGCGGAAAAGAGAGAAGACATTTCAAATGTCACCCAAAAAATGGTCCTCGGGGTGGGTGAAAAAGAATGCAACTTCCTGGAAGAAAGGTATCCCATATTTAGGAAACTTTTCAAATCGATGAAGCTttacaacaaaaatgacatACATAGTGTGGAGCCCAGAGTggctttaaaaaatgaaaaaacgcTTCGAGAGGAAACTTTGGCAGCATTGTATATGCCACCAGAGTTAACCACCTGTGATTATCAGAAGCTCTCTCGAAGTTTCGTTGAATCCGCCAGAACCATGAACAACGTGGattctaaaaaaatttccatcaACCTTAATACGGAAGTTACAAACATAGAAGAAGCAAACGACTCCTTATACATAATACATACGAATAGGGGAATCATCAAGTCAAGGTTTGTCGTTGTTTGTGCCTGTGGTCATTCCCTCATGATTGCCCAGAAAATGAACTACGGGTTGGAATACAGTTGTCTTCCCGTTGCAGGAAGCTTCTACTTTTCTGGTAATATACTTAATGGGAAAGTGTATACAATACAAAATCCAGCTCTTCCATTTGCAGCCGTTCATGGGGACCCCGATATTatagaaaaggggaagacgcGCTTTGGACCTACTGCACTTCCGCTACCATTACTAGAGAGAGATAATATGAACACATTACTAGACTTTCTAAAAGTATGGAACCCGGACTTTAGTCTCTTCCATGTCTACTTTAACCTTTTCAAAGATCCTACCATGCTAAAATATGTCTGTAGGAACTTCCTCTTTGAAATCCCCATCCTAAATAAGTACCTATTTCTAAAGGACGTCCGAAaaatcattccttccttgaCGACTAGAGATCTGTCCTACTGTGTTGGTTATGGGGGTGTCAGACCACAACTCATAAATAAGGTCAGCAAGAAACTTATCCTTGGAGAGGGGAAAATTGACTCGGGCAAGAAtatcatttttaacattacgCCCTCTCCAGGGGCCACCACCTGCTTGGGAAACGGGGAGTTCGATATGAACACCATCTGTGAGCGTCTGAATGCCACTGTGAATAAGAGTGCCGTCAAGAAGTTCCTCTACCAGGGGGAATACCCCGTCGATTATTTGTAG